A DNA window from Castanea sativa cultivar Marrone di Chiusa Pesio chromosome 7, ASM4071231v1 contains the following coding sequences:
- the LOC142643524 gene encoding potassium transporter 10-like isoform X1: MQMASIVQNDKETDNKSQVWILDQKLDQPMEEEAKRLRNMCKEKKFSALMILQLAFQSLGVVYGDLGTSPLYVFYNTFPDKIEDPEDLIGALSLIIYSLSLVPLLKYVFIVCRANDNGQGGTFALYSLLCRHANIMIIPNQDQTDEELTTYSRSIFPEKSFAARTKRWLEENAFKKTALLVLVLIGSCMVIGDGILTPAISVLSAVGGINVGHSMISNDVVVLVAVAILVGLFSMQHYGTDRVGWLFAPIVLIWFFLIGGIGIFNIWRYDSSVLKAFSPVYIYRYFKRGGKDSWTSLGGIMLSITGTEALFADLSHFPVASIQIAFTVIVFPCLLLAYSGQAAYLLKNPNSVGGAFYHSIPDKIYWPVFLVATAAAVVASQATISATFSLVKQALALGCFPRVKVIHTSKKFRNQIYIPDINWILMILCIAVTVGFKNQTQIGNASGTAVVIVMLVTTFLMTLIMILVWRCHWTIVLIFTGLSLVVECTYFSAVLLKVNQGGWVPLVIAAAFFIIMYAWHYGTAKRYEFEVHSKVSMAWILGLGPSLGLVRVPGIGLVYTELASGVPNIFSHFITNLPAIHSVLVFVCVKYLPVHMVPEEERFLVKRIGPKNFHMFRCVARYGYQDLHKKDHQFEKKLFDNLFLFVRLESLMEGSSDSELSSLDGEEIDQSGNTLFNNNANTCHSNAGSMISSEDSIVIVNSSLLTNNTIRSYSQASSKTETDELEFLTACRDVGVVHILGNTVVKASRDSVLYKRIAIDYIYAFLRKICRENSVIFNVPQESLLNVGQVMYV, encoded by the exons ATGCAAATGGCTTCAATCGTGCAGAATGACAAAGAAACTGATAATAAAAGTCAAGTGTGGATTTTGGATCAGAAGCTTGATCAGCCCATGGAGGAGGAGGCTAAGAGGCTTAGAAATATGTGCAAAGAGAAG aaattttCAGCATTAATGATTCTGCAACTTGCATTCCAAAGCCTTGGAGTAGTTTATGGAGATTTGGGCACATCTCCCTTGTATGTTTTCTATAACACATTTCCTGATAAAATTGAAGACCCGGAGGATCTAATCGGAGCTTTATCATTGATAATATACTCCCTCAGTCTTGTTCCACTCCTCAAGTACGTTTTTATTGTTTGTAGAGCAAATGACAATGGTCAAG GTGGAACATTTGCTCTTTATTCGCTACTCTGTCGACATGCAAACATAATGATTATTCCAAACCAAGATCAGACTGATGAGGAGCTAACAACATATAGCCGTTCCATATTCCCTGAAAAATCATTTGCTGCTAGAACCAAGAGATGGTTGGAGGAAAATGCATTCAAGAAAACTGcacttcttgttcttgtactCATTGGCTCTTGCATGGTGATTGGGGATGGCATTCTGACTCCAGCTATATCAG TTCTATCTGCTGTTGGCGGGATAAATGTGGGCCACTCCATGATAAGTAACG ATGTAGTTGTGCTTGTAGCTGTTGCTATACTTGTAGGTTTATTTAGCATGCAACACTATGGTACTGATAGAGTTGGTTGGCTATTTGCCCCAATTGTGCTCATTTGGTTTTTCTTAATTGGAGGTATTGGTATATTCAATATTTGGAGATATGATAGTAGTGTCTTGAAAGCCTTTTCTCCAGTGTATATATATCGTTATTTTAAAAGGGGAGGGAAAGATAGTTGGACATCTCTTGGAGGTATTATGCTTAGTATAAcag GAACAGAGGCACTTTTTGCTGACCTATCCCATTTTCCAGTTGCATCCATACAGATTGCTTTCACAGTAATTGTATTTCCTTGCCTTCTTCTTGCCTATTCTGGACAAGCAGCATACCTTTTGAAGAACCCAAATTCTGTGGGGGGGGCATTTTATCATTCTATTCCAG ATAAAATATATTGGCCAGTGTTTCTTGTTGCAACTGCAGCTGCCGTTGTTGCAAGTCAGGCCACCATTTCTGCGACTTTTTCATTAGTTAAGCAGGCCCTTGCACTTGGCTGTTTCCCAAGAGTGAAAGTTATACATACCTCAAAGAAGTTCCGCAACCAGATATATATTCCTGATATTAATTGGATCCTTATGATTCTCTGCATTGCGGTGACAGTTGGattcaaaaatcaaacccaaattgGAAATGCTTCTG GCACAGCAGTTGTGATAGTCATGCTGGTAACCACATTTCTTATGACTCTAATCATGATATTGGTATGGCGCTGCCATTGGACAATTGTGCTGATCTTCACTGGCTTGTCACTGGTTGTGGAGTGCACTTACTTTTCTGCTGTACTACTGAAGGTCAATCAAGGTGGTTGGGTTCCTCTTGTGATTGCAGCAGCCTTTTTCATCATCATGTATGCTTGGCATTATGGCACAGCAAAACGCTATGAGTTTGAGGTGCACAGTAAGGTTTCAATGGCATGGATTCTTGGGCTTGGCCCCAGTTTAGGACTTGTTCGAGTCCCCGGGATAGGACTTGTGTACACTGAGCTAGCAAGTGGAGTACCTAACATCTTTTCCCACTTCATCACCAACTTACCTGCAATTCACTCCGTTCTTGTGTTTGTCTGTGTGAAGTACCTTCCTGTTCACATGGTCCCAGAAGAAGAGAGATTCCTAGTAAAGCGGATTGGACCCAAGAATTTTCACATGTTCCGTTGTGTTGCAAGATATGGCTATCAAGACCTACATAAGAAAGATCATCAGTTTGAGAAAAAGCTCTTTGATAACCTGTTCCTGTTTGTTCGGTTAGAGTCCTTGATGGAAGGGTCTTCAGACTCAGAATTGTCTAGTTTAGACGGTGAGGAAATTGATCAGTCTGGCAACACCCTCTTTAACAATAATGCCAATACATGTCACTCCAATGCAGGTAGCATGATTTCATCAGAGGACTCAATTGTGATCGTTAATTCTTCATTGCTTACAAACAATACCATCAGGTCATACAGCCAAGCAAGCAGCAAGACTGAGACTGATGAGTTAGAATTCTTGACTGCCTGTAGAGATGTCGGGGTTGTGCACATACTAGGCAATACAGTAGTGAAAGCTAGTAGGGATTCAGTGTTGTACAAGAGGATAGCCATCGATTACATATATGCATTTCTTCGGAAGATATGCAGGGAAAATAGTGTGATATTCAATGTTCCACAGGAGAGTCTATTGAATGTTGGGCAGGTAATGTATGTATGA
- the LOC142643524 gene encoding potassium transporter 10-like isoform X2 → MIIPNQDQTDEELTTYSRSIFPEKSFAARTKRWLEENAFKKTALLVLVLIGSCMVIGDGILTPAISVLSAVGGINVGHSMISNDVVVLVAVAILVGLFSMQHYGTDRVGWLFAPIVLIWFFLIGGIGIFNIWRYDSSVLKAFSPVYIYRYFKRGGKDSWTSLGGIMLSITGTEALFADLSHFPVASIQIAFTVIVFPCLLLAYSGQAAYLLKNPNSVGGAFYHSIPDKIYWPVFLVATAAAVVASQATISATFSLVKQALALGCFPRVKVIHTSKKFRNQIYIPDINWILMILCIAVTVGFKNQTQIGNASGTAVVIVMLVTTFLMTLIMILVWRCHWTIVLIFTGLSLVVECTYFSAVLLKVNQGGWVPLVIAAAFFIIMYAWHYGTAKRYEFEVHSKVSMAWILGLGPSLGLVRVPGIGLVYTELASGVPNIFSHFITNLPAIHSVLVFVCVKYLPVHMVPEEERFLVKRIGPKNFHMFRCVARYGYQDLHKKDHQFEKKLFDNLFLFVRLESLMEGSSDSELSSLDGEEIDQSGNTLFNNNANTCHSNAGSMISSEDSIVIVNSSLLTNNTIRSYSQASSKTETDELEFLTACRDVGVVHILGNTVVKASRDSVLYKRIAIDYIYAFLRKICRENSVIFNVPQESLLNVGQVMYV, encoded by the exons ATGATTATTCCAAACCAAGATCAGACTGATGAGGAGCTAACAACATATAGCCGTTCCATATTCCCTGAAAAATCATTTGCTGCTAGAACCAAGAGATGGTTGGAGGAAAATGCATTCAAGAAAACTGcacttcttgttcttgtactCATTGGCTCTTGCATGGTGATTGGGGATGGCATTCTGACTCCAGCTATATCAG TTCTATCTGCTGTTGGCGGGATAAATGTGGGCCACTCCATGATAAGTAACG ATGTAGTTGTGCTTGTAGCTGTTGCTATACTTGTAGGTTTATTTAGCATGCAACACTATGGTACTGATAGAGTTGGTTGGCTATTTGCCCCAATTGTGCTCATTTGGTTTTTCTTAATTGGAGGTATTGGTATATTCAATATTTGGAGATATGATAGTAGTGTCTTGAAAGCCTTTTCTCCAGTGTATATATATCGTTATTTTAAAAGGGGAGGGAAAGATAGTTGGACATCTCTTGGAGGTATTATGCTTAGTATAAcag GAACAGAGGCACTTTTTGCTGACCTATCCCATTTTCCAGTTGCATCCATACAGATTGCTTTCACAGTAATTGTATTTCCTTGCCTTCTTCTTGCCTATTCTGGACAAGCAGCATACCTTTTGAAGAACCCAAATTCTGTGGGGGGGGCATTTTATCATTCTATTCCAG ATAAAATATATTGGCCAGTGTTTCTTGTTGCAACTGCAGCTGCCGTTGTTGCAAGTCAGGCCACCATTTCTGCGACTTTTTCATTAGTTAAGCAGGCCCTTGCACTTGGCTGTTTCCCAAGAGTGAAAGTTATACATACCTCAAAGAAGTTCCGCAACCAGATATATATTCCTGATATTAATTGGATCCTTATGATTCTCTGCATTGCGGTGACAGTTGGattcaaaaatcaaacccaaattgGAAATGCTTCTG GCACAGCAGTTGTGATAGTCATGCTGGTAACCACATTTCTTATGACTCTAATCATGATATTGGTATGGCGCTGCCATTGGACAATTGTGCTGATCTTCACTGGCTTGTCACTGGTTGTGGAGTGCACTTACTTTTCTGCTGTACTACTGAAGGTCAATCAAGGTGGTTGGGTTCCTCTTGTGATTGCAGCAGCCTTTTTCATCATCATGTATGCTTGGCATTATGGCACAGCAAAACGCTATGAGTTTGAGGTGCACAGTAAGGTTTCAATGGCATGGATTCTTGGGCTTGGCCCCAGTTTAGGACTTGTTCGAGTCCCCGGGATAGGACTTGTGTACACTGAGCTAGCAAGTGGAGTACCTAACATCTTTTCCCACTTCATCACCAACTTACCTGCAATTCACTCCGTTCTTGTGTTTGTCTGTGTGAAGTACCTTCCTGTTCACATGGTCCCAGAAGAAGAGAGATTCCTAGTAAAGCGGATTGGACCCAAGAATTTTCACATGTTCCGTTGTGTTGCAAGATATGGCTATCAAGACCTACATAAGAAAGATCATCAGTTTGAGAAAAAGCTCTTTGATAACCTGTTCCTGTTTGTTCGGTTAGAGTCCTTGATGGAAGGGTCTTCAGACTCAGAATTGTCTAGTTTAGACGGTGAGGAAATTGATCAGTCTGGCAACACCCTCTTTAACAATAATGCCAATACATGTCACTCCAATGCAGGTAGCATGATTTCATCAGAGGACTCAATTGTGATCGTTAATTCTTCATTGCTTACAAACAATACCATCAGGTCATACAGCCAAGCAAGCAGCAAGACTGAGACTGATGAGTTAGAATTCTTGACTGCCTGTAGAGATGTCGGGGTTGTGCACATACTAGGCAATACAGTAGTGAAAGCTAGTAGGGATTCAGTGTTGTACAAGAGGATAGCCATCGATTACATATATGCATTTCTTCGGAAGATATGCAGGGAAAATAGTGTGATATTCAATGTTCCACAGGAGAGTCTATTGAATGTTGGGCAGGTAATGTATGTATGA
- the LOC142643523 gene encoding potassium transporter 11-like isoform X1, with the protein MDSRGEIDEDTENDKGSMWVLDQKLDQPMDEEAGRLKNMYREKKFSALLLLRLAFQSLGVVYGDLGTSPLYVFYNTFPGGVVDDPEDVVGALSLIIYSLTLIPLLKYVFVVCRANDNGQGGTFALYSLLCRHAKINTIPNQHRTDEELTTYVRSTFHERSFAAKTKRWLERYALRKNALLILVLVGTCMVIGDGILTPAISVLSAVGGIQVEHPQLSNEVVVIIAVIILVGLFSMQHYGTDRVGWLFAPIVLLWFLLIGGIGIFNIWKYESSVLKAFSPVHIFRYFKRRGRDGWTSLGGILLSITGTEALFADLSHFPVSAIQLAFTVVVFPCLLLAYAGQAAFIMHNKTNVVDAFYRSIPDSIYWPVFLVATAAAIVASQATISATFSIIKQALALGCFPRVKVVHTSKKFLGQIYVPDINWILMILCIAVTAGFKNQSQIGNAYGTAVVIVMLVTTLLMILIMLLVWRCHWILVLIFTSLSLLVECTYLFAVLFKVDQGGWVPLVIAAAFLLVMYVWHYGTVKRYEFEMHSKVSMAWVLGLGPSLGLVRVPGIGLVYTELASGVPHIFSHFITNLPAIHSVVIFVCVKYLPVYTVPEEERFLVKRIGPKNFHMFRCVARYGYKDLHKKDDDFEKKLFDSLFLFVRLESMMEGCSDSDEYSLYGQLTQQSRDGLLNNNGNSSSSNMDPTVSSVDSIVPVKSPLHVNNTVSSSGQGSAQTEIDELEFLNSCRDAGVVHILGNTVVRARRDSKFYRKIAIDYIYAFLRKICRENSVIFNVPHESLLNVGQVFFV; encoded by the exons ATGGATTCAAGAGGGGAGATTGATGAAGATACTGAAAACGACAAAGGTAGTATGTGGGTGTTGGATCAAAAGCTTGATCAGCCTATGGATGAAGAGGCAGGAAGGCTTAAAAATATGTACAGAGAAAAG AAATTCTCTGCATTATTGCTTCTGCGGCTTGCATTCCAGAGCCTTGGAGTGGTTTATGGAGACTTGGGAACTTCTCCGTTGTATGTTTTCTACAATACATTTCCAGGCGGAGTAGTTGATGATCCTGAAGATGTTGTCGGAGCCCTTTCCTTAATTATATACTCACTTACTCTTATTCCACTCCTTAAGTATGTTTTCGTTGTGTGTAGAGCAAATGACAATGGTCAAG GTGGAACATTTGCTCTTTATTCGTTGCTTTGTCGACATGCAAAAATAAACACTATACCTAACCAACACCGAACTGATGAGGAGCTAACAACATATGTTCGCTCTACTTTCCATGAACGATCATTTGCTGCAAAAACTAAGAGGTGGTTGGAGAGATATGCATTGAGGAAGAATGCACTTCTTATTCTTGTCCTTGTTGGCACTTGCATGGTGATTGGGGATGGAATTCTAACTCCAGCTATTTCAG TTCTATCAGCTGTTGGCGGAATCCAGGTAGAACACCCCCAATTGAGCAATG AAGTGGTTGTGATCATTGCTGTTATTATATTAGTCGGATTGTTTAGCATGCAACACTATGGTACAGATAGAGTTGGTTGGCTCTTTGCACCTATTGTTCTGCTTTGGTTTCTCTTAATTGGAGGTATCGGCATATTCAACATATGGAAATATGAAAGTAGCGTTCTGAAAGCTTTTTCACCTGTGCATATCTTCCGGTATTTTAAAAGGAGAGGAAGAGATGGTTGGACCTCCCTTGGAGGTATTTTGCTTAGTATAACAG GTACAGAGGCACTTTTTGCAGACTTATCCCATTTTCCCGTTTCTGCCATCCAACTTGCTTTCACCGTAGTTGTCTTTCCTTGCCTTCTTTTAGCCTATGCAGGACAAGCTGCCTTCATTATGCATAATAAAACAAACGTCGTTGATGCCTTCTATCGTTCTATTCCAG ATAGCATATATTGGCCAGTATTTCTTGTTGCAACTGCAGCGGCTATAGTTGCAAGTCAGGCAACTATATCCGcaacattttcaataattaaGCAGGCTCTTGCACTTGGCTGTTTTCCAAGAGTCAAGGTTGTACATACATCAAAAAAGTTCCTTGGCCAGATATATGTTCCAGATATTAATTGGATCCTTATGATTCTTTGCATTGCTGTGACTGCTGGCTTCAAAAATCAAAGCCAAATTGGAAATGCTTATG GAACAGCAGTTGTAATAGTTATGTTGGTAACCACATTGCTCATGATTCTAATCATGTTATTGGTGTGGCGCTGCCACTGGATCCTTGTCCTGATCTTCACTTCCTTATCACTGCTTGTTGAGTGCACTTACCTTTTCGCTGTACTCTTCAAGGTTGATCAAGGTGGGTGGGTTCCCCTTGTAATTGCAGCAGCCTTTCTTCTCGTCATGTATGTTTGGCATTATGGTACTGTGAAACGATATGAGTTTGAGATGCACAGTAAGGTTTCAATGGCATGGGTTCTTGGGCTTGGCCCCAGTTTAGGACTCGTTCGTGTTCCTGGAATTGGACTCGTTTACACTGAGCTAGCCAGTGGTGTTCCTCACATCTTCTCCCACTTCATTACAAACCTGCCTGCCATCCACTCTGTTGTCATCTTTGTCTGTGTGAAGTACCTTCCTGTCTACACAGTCCCGGAAGAAGAGAGGTTTCTTGTAAAGCGAATTGGACCCAAGAATTTTCACATGTTCCGTTGTGTAGCAAGATatggctacaaagacctccatAAAAAAGATGATGATTTTGAGAAGAAGCTGTTTGATAGCCTCTTCTTGTTTGTCCGGCTTGAGTCCATGATGGAAGGATGTTCAGACTCTGATGAGTATAGTCTTTATGGTCAGTTAACCCAGCAGTCAAGAGATGGCCTGTTAAATAACAATGGCAACTCTAGCTCTTCCAACATGGACCCTACTGTATCATCCGTGGACTCAATTGTTCCAGTTAAATCTCCATTACATGTAAACAATACTGTAAGTTCATCCGGTCAGGGAAGTGCACAGACCGAGATTGACGAGTTAGAATTTTTGAATAGCTGTAGAGATGCTGGGGTGGTTCACATACTGGGGAATACAGTGGTGAGAGCAAGGAGGGACTCAAAGTTCTACAGAAAGATAGctattgattatatatatgcaTTCCTTAGGAAAATATGCAGGGAGAACAGTGTCATTTTCAATGTACCTCATGAGAGTCTTTTGAATGTTGGGCAGGTTTTCTTTGTATAA
- the LOC142643523 gene encoding potassium transporter 11-like isoform X2, which translates to MDSRGEIDEDTENDKGSMWVLDQKLDQPMDEEAGRLKNMYREKKFSALLLLRLAFQSLGVVYGDLGTSPLYVFYNTFPGGVVDDPEDVVGALSLIIYSLTLIPLLKYVFVVCRANDNGQGGTFALYSLLCRHAKINTIPNQHRTDEELTTYVRSTFHERSFAAKTKRWLERYALRKNALLILVLVGTCMVIGDGILTPAISVLSAVGGIQVEHPQLSNEVVVIIAVIILVGLFSMQHYGTDRVGWLFAPIVLLWFLLIGGIGIFNIWKYESSVLKAFSPVHIFRYFKRRGRDGWTSLGGILLSITAYAGQAAFIMHNKTNVVDAFYRSIPDSIYWPVFLVATAAAIVASQATISATFSIIKQALALGCFPRVKVVHTSKKFLGQIYVPDINWILMILCIAVTAGFKNQSQIGNAYGTAVVIVMLVTTLLMILIMLLVWRCHWILVLIFTSLSLLVECTYLFAVLFKVDQGGWVPLVIAAAFLLVMYVWHYGTVKRYEFEMHSKVSMAWVLGLGPSLGLVRVPGIGLVYTELASGVPHIFSHFITNLPAIHSVVIFVCVKYLPVYTVPEEERFLVKRIGPKNFHMFRCVARYGYKDLHKKDDDFEKKLFDSLFLFVRLESMMEGCSDSDEYSLYGQLTQQSRDGLLNNNGNSSSSNMDPTVSSVDSIVPVKSPLHVNNTVSSSGQGSAQTEIDELEFLNSCRDAGVVHILGNTVVRARRDSKFYRKIAIDYIYAFLRKICRENSVIFNVPHESLLNVGQVFFV; encoded by the exons ATGGATTCAAGAGGGGAGATTGATGAAGATACTGAAAACGACAAAGGTAGTATGTGGGTGTTGGATCAAAAGCTTGATCAGCCTATGGATGAAGAGGCAGGAAGGCTTAAAAATATGTACAGAGAAAAG AAATTCTCTGCATTATTGCTTCTGCGGCTTGCATTCCAGAGCCTTGGAGTGGTTTATGGAGACTTGGGAACTTCTCCGTTGTATGTTTTCTACAATACATTTCCAGGCGGAGTAGTTGATGATCCTGAAGATGTTGTCGGAGCCCTTTCCTTAATTATATACTCACTTACTCTTATTCCACTCCTTAAGTATGTTTTCGTTGTGTGTAGAGCAAATGACAATGGTCAAG GTGGAACATTTGCTCTTTATTCGTTGCTTTGTCGACATGCAAAAATAAACACTATACCTAACCAACACCGAACTGATGAGGAGCTAACAACATATGTTCGCTCTACTTTCCATGAACGATCATTTGCTGCAAAAACTAAGAGGTGGTTGGAGAGATATGCATTGAGGAAGAATGCACTTCTTATTCTTGTCCTTGTTGGCACTTGCATGGTGATTGGGGATGGAATTCTAACTCCAGCTATTTCAG TTCTATCAGCTGTTGGCGGAATCCAGGTAGAACACCCCCAATTGAGCAATG AAGTGGTTGTGATCATTGCTGTTATTATATTAGTCGGATTGTTTAGCATGCAACACTATGGTACAGATAGAGTTGGTTGGCTCTTTGCACCTATTGTTCTGCTTTGGTTTCTCTTAATTGGAGGTATCGGCATATTCAACATATGGAAATATGAAAGTAGCGTTCTGAAAGCTTTTTCACCTGTGCATATCTTCCGGTATTTTAAAAGGAGAGGAAGAGATGGTTGGACCTCCCTTGGAGGTATTTTGCTTAGTATAACAG CCTATGCAGGACAAGCTGCCTTCATTATGCATAATAAAACAAACGTCGTTGATGCCTTCTATCGTTCTATTCCAG ATAGCATATATTGGCCAGTATTTCTTGTTGCAACTGCAGCGGCTATAGTTGCAAGTCAGGCAACTATATCCGcaacattttcaataattaaGCAGGCTCTTGCACTTGGCTGTTTTCCAAGAGTCAAGGTTGTACATACATCAAAAAAGTTCCTTGGCCAGATATATGTTCCAGATATTAATTGGATCCTTATGATTCTTTGCATTGCTGTGACTGCTGGCTTCAAAAATCAAAGCCAAATTGGAAATGCTTATG GAACAGCAGTTGTAATAGTTATGTTGGTAACCACATTGCTCATGATTCTAATCATGTTATTGGTGTGGCGCTGCCACTGGATCCTTGTCCTGATCTTCACTTCCTTATCACTGCTTGTTGAGTGCACTTACCTTTTCGCTGTACTCTTCAAGGTTGATCAAGGTGGGTGGGTTCCCCTTGTAATTGCAGCAGCCTTTCTTCTCGTCATGTATGTTTGGCATTATGGTACTGTGAAACGATATGAGTTTGAGATGCACAGTAAGGTTTCAATGGCATGGGTTCTTGGGCTTGGCCCCAGTTTAGGACTCGTTCGTGTTCCTGGAATTGGACTCGTTTACACTGAGCTAGCCAGTGGTGTTCCTCACATCTTCTCCCACTTCATTACAAACCTGCCTGCCATCCACTCTGTTGTCATCTTTGTCTGTGTGAAGTACCTTCCTGTCTACACAGTCCCGGAAGAAGAGAGGTTTCTTGTAAAGCGAATTGGACCCAAGAATTTTCACATGTTCCGTTGTGTAGCAAGATatggctacaaagacctccatAAAAAAGATGATGATTTTGAGAAGAAGCTGTTTGATAGCCTCTTCTTGTTTGTCCGGCTTGAGTCCATGATGGAAGGATGTTCAGACTCTGATGAGTATAGTCTTTATGGTCAGTTAACCCAGCAGTCAAGAGATGGCCTGTTAAATAACAATGGCAACTCTAGCTCTTCCAACATGGACCCTACTGTATCATCCGTGGACTCAATTGTTCCAGTTAAATCTCCATTACATGTAAACAATACTGTAAGTTCATCCGGTCAGGGAAGTGCACAGACCGAGATTGACGAGTTAGAATTTTTGAATAGCTGTAGAGATGCTGGGGTGGTTCACATACTGGGGAATACAGTGGTGAGAGCAAGGAGGGACTCAAAGTTCTACAGAAAGATAGctattgattatatatatgcaTTCCTTAGGAAAATATGCAGGGAGAACAGTGTCATTTTCAATGTACCTCATGAGAGTCTTTTGAATGTTGGGCAGGTTTTCTTTGTATAA